GGGGCGGCGACTGCGGTGGAAGGCATGGTGAGCCCGGAGGCGTTGGAGGCCGCGGTGATGTCCACACTCGCGGGGGTATTGGTCGCGCTGGTACTGCCGGAACCCACCATGAAGGCCGTGGCCGTGGCGTTGGCCTGTTACATGGTGGGGTACCTCGGGCTGGACACGGTCTGGGGGTTGCTGACGGGTTGGAAGCAGCTGACGCAGGAGGCGGAACGGGCACGGACGTTCGTGGAGCTCCGCGACGCGGCGGAGCGCTTCGGACGGTTGATGGGCGAGAAGTCGGCGCGCGTGCTGGTGCTGCTGGCGACGGCGGCCATCGGCTCGACGGCGAACCTGATGATGAAGGGCCCGGGACTCCCCGGCTTCACGCAAGCGGCCATGAGCGCCAGGACCCAGGCAGGCATCAACCTGTCGGCCTTGAACCAGGTACGGGCAGTCGCGGTGGCCTTGCCAGAGGGCAGCCTCACCCTGACGCTGGCACCGGGCGCCCTGGCCATGACGTCCCAGGGGTCGAGCGGCGGTGGACAGGCGACTCCCCCTCCCCCTTCGAGCAGGTACCTGCTGCGGGACATCGAGCCCTGGCGCAAGCCAAGGTTCACCTCCGACGGCAAGCTCATCCCGTACAAGGACACGAGAAATCCGCCCAACCTCATCGTCAACCTCGGGAAGAACCGCGCGGGCCAGACTGTCACGAGAGGCAAGCACACCCTCGAATTCGACGCGGATGGCTTTCCCAGATTCGATACCCGGTTCGAGACCCTTCTGGACGACATCCACATCGGCAGCGGCCGGCCGGCACAGCATTTCAGGGCCGCCAACACCCGGCTCGCCCAGGCCATCAAGGCAGACCCCGCTCTGGCCAGGCAACTCGGGCTCGGCCCGGCGGATGTCGAATTGCTCCTGGTCTCGGACGCGCCACCGCAAGGCTACCTCTGGCATCACCACCAGGACGTTGGAAGGATGCAACTCATCGAACGTGCCTTCCATAAACTCTCCCTTCCTCATACGGGAGGGATGGCCATCTGGGGAGGCGGGTACTGACGATGCCCATTCAATGGAGGAAGTACCTCTGGGATGAACCCCGCCTGGCAACTCCCCAGGAGTTCGAGCAACTCGAACACCAGTGGGGCGTCACGCTTCCAGAGGACTACAAGCGTGTGGCCGCCGCGCATCAGGGCATGACGCCCGAGCCGGGAGTCTTCGACGTTGGCCGGGGAACCAACGTCATCAGCGTCTTGCTGACGGTCAGCGGAGATGCCGGACAGGATGACTACTCCGCCAAGGGCGCGTTCGAAGTCCTGAAGCCGCATGTCCCCGAAGGCATCTACCCGTTCGCCGAGACTCCGGGTGGAGAGTTCGTCTGTTTCGATTACAGGGAGTCCCAGCGCCGTCCCAGGATCGTCCTCGTCACCGTGGAGATGGACATCCACCCCATCGCCAACAGCTTCTCGGACTTCCTGACCGCGTTGCAGCAGCCGCCGCTCCCCTCTCCCTGAGCGGAAGTGGACCGCGTATGTTCCCCCCATGGAACACCCCAGGAAGGTAGCGACCGCGCTCACGATCGCGGGCTCGGACAGTGGTGGAGGCGCGGGCATCCAGGCGGACCTGCGCACCTTTTCGTTCCACCGCGTCCATGGCACCAGCGCCCTCACCGCGCTGACCGCCCAGAACACCCTCGGCGTCACCCGGGTGGACGTCATGCCCCCCGAGTCCGTCGCGGCCCAGATCGACGCCGTGGCCTCGGACATCGGCATCGACGCCGCCAAGACGGGCATGCTCGTCAACAGCGCCATCATCGCCACCGTCGCCGAGCGGCTCCGGACGCTCCGCATCACCCGGCTCGTCGTGGACCCCGTCATGGCGTCGCGCGCGGGCTCCCGCCTCATCGACGACGAGGCCGTGGCCGCCCTGCGCGAGCTGCTCATCCCCCTGGCCACCCTCGTCACCCCCAACCGGCACGAGGCCCAGCTGCTCGCGGGCCTGGAGCTCCACACCCTGGACGACATGCGCGAGGCCGCGCGCCGCATCCACCGGCTCGGGCCCCAGGCGGTGCTCGTCAAGGGCGGTGCCATGCCGGGCTCCCTGTGCGGCACCGACGTCTGGTTCGACGGCGAGCACCTGGAGACCCTCCACCTCGCCTCCGTGGAGACGCGCAACACCCACGGCACCGGGTGCACGCTGTCCGCGGCCATCGCCGCCAACCTGGCCCTGGGGCTCGGGCTGCTCGAGGCCACCCGGCAGGCCAAGCAGTACGTCACCCGGGCCCTCCAGCACCCCCTCGCGCTCGGCCGGGGCAATGGCCCCATCGGTCATTTCTTCCCGTTGCTGGATTCCTGAGAATCCGGCGGTGCTTCGGGCTATGTGAGGCCCATGAGCACGCAAGAAGGTCCTGCCCCGAGCCTCTGGGCCTCCCTCAAGGAAGCCGTCCGGGGCACCGAGCAGGACTTCACCGAGGCCCCCGTGGGACGGGCCATCCTCCTGCTGGCCGTCCCCATGGTCCTCGAGATGTTGATGGAGTCCGTCTTCGCCATCGTGGACGTCTTCTTCGTGTCCCGCCTGGGCGCCGAGGCCATCGCCACCGTCGGGCTCACCGAGTCCATCCTCGCGCTGCTCTACGCGCTGGCCATGGGGTTGAGCATCGGCGCCACGGCGATGATCGCCCGTCGCACCGGTGAGAAGGATCCGGACGCGGCGGCGCGCGTGGCCGTGCAGACCATCGGCCTGGGCGTCCTCGTCTCCCTGCCCATCGCCGTGGCCGGCGTGGTGTTCGCCCAGCCCCTGCTCTCGCTGCTGGGCGGCTCGTCCTGGGTCGTGGAACACGGGTACCGCTACACGCAGATCCTCCTGGGCGGCAACGTCATCATCCTGCTGCTCTTCCTCATCAACGCCATCTTCCGCGGCGTGGGGGACGCCGCCGTGTCCATGCGCGTGCTGGGGCTCGCCAACGCGCTCAACATCCTCCTGTGCCCGTGCCTCGTGCTCGGCCTCGGGCCCTTCCCGGAGCTGGGGGTGGTGGGCGCGGCCACCGCCACCACGCTCGGACGCGGGGCGGGCGTCTGCTACCAGTTCTACCGCCTCTTCCGAGGCACCTCCCGCGTGGCCATCCGCCGCCAGCACCTGCGCTTCGAGCCGGCCACCATGCTCGCCATGCTGCGGCTGTCGGGCAGCGCCACCTTCCAGACGCTGCTGGGCACCGCGAGCTGGACACTGCTGGTGCGCATCGTGGCGTCGGCCGGCAGCGCCGCGGTGGCCGGCTACACCATCGGCATGCGCATCATCCTGTTCGCCCTCCTGCCCTCGTGGGGGATGAGCAACGCCGCGGCCACGCTGGTGGGGCAGAACCTGGGCGCCCGCAGGCCCGAGCGCGCCGAGCAGGCCGTCTGGCGCGCGGGCTTCTACAACATGGTGTTCCTCGGCTCGGTGGGGCTCGGCTTCATCCTCTTCGCCGAGCCGCTGATCGCCACCTTCACCCAGGAGCCCCCGGTGGCCGCCGTCGCCGTGCGCTGCCTGCGCGTCGTGAGCACCGGCTTCCTCTTCTACGCCTACGGCATGGTGCTCACCCAGGCGCTCAACGGGGCGGGAGACACCCGCACCCCCACGATCCTCAATCTCGTGTGCTTCTGGGGCATCGAGCTCCCCCTCGCCTGGCTGCTGAACGGGCCCCTCGGGTTGGGTCCCACCGGCGCCTTCGCCGCCATCGCCGTCGCCTTCTCCGTCTTCGCCCTGCTGAGCGCCTGGGTGTTCCGCCTCGGACGTTGGAAACTCCACCGGGTGTAGGCCCCCTAGCACTCCGAGCATGCGAGCTTGGACATCAAACCGGGTGGACCGATGATGGCGCCGGACCGCTCCCCCAGGCGGGTTAGCATGGTGAAACGATGAGCAAAGCCGCACCGGGTCGACGACCGGACTCAGCGCAGGGTCGCTCCCGCTCGCGTGCGCTCGTGGCCGAGCGGGCGCTCCATGCCAGCAACACCCTGCTGCAGGCGCTCACCGAAGCCCAACTCGAGTTCATCGGGGGCAGCGACGCCCACCTCCTGTTCGACAAGCTGCTCACCGTGCTGCTGGAGCTGACGGAGAGTGAGTACGGCTTCATCGGCGAGGTGCTCCGCGATGCGCAGGGCACTCCCTCCCTGCGCAGCCATGCCCTCACCCACGAGTTGCGCGACCTCCAGACGCTCTTCGGCCGGGTGCTCACCACCGGGGAGCCCCTGGTCGCCAACGAGCCGAACCCCCACGCGGGCGGACTCCCCGCCGGCCATCCGCCCCTGAACGCGTTGCTCGGCCTGCCCCTCAAGTCCGGCGACGAGCTGGTGGGCCTGGTGGGCATCGCCAACCGCCCCGGCGGCTACGGCCCCGAGCTCATCGAGTTCCTCCAGCCCTTCGTCGCCACCTGCTGCAGCATCATCCTGGGGAGGCGCGGCCGGGAGCAGCAGAAACACACCGAGGAGCTGCTGCGCCAGCGCGAGGAGGAGCTCCAGCGCCACCGGGATCACCTGGAGGAGCTGGTGCAGAGCCGCACCGAGTCGCTGCTCCACACCACCGTGGCGCTCGAGGAGCGGCAGGCCCAGCTGCTCCACTCCGAGCGCATGGCCTCGCTGGGGCAGCTCGTGGCCGGCATCGCCCATGAGATCAACAACCCCCTGGGCTACATCACCAGCAACCTGGCCACCCTCACCCAGTACCTCTCCGTCTTCACCGGGCTGCTCAAGCTCCACCGCGAGCTGGCGGACGGGCTGGGGCCGGAGCTCCAGGGGCCCCGGGCCGAGCTGCTCGAGCGCATCCGCTCCCTCGAGCAACAGGAGGACCTCGACTACATCCTGGGCGACGTGAACGAGCTGCTCAGCGACTCGCGCGAGGGTGCCCACCGCGTGGCGGACATCGTGCAGAGCCTCAAGGCCTTCGTCCGGGAGGACTCCAAGCAGCCGGAGCTGGTGGACGTGAACAAGGAGCTGGCCACCACGCTCAAGGTGGTGTGGAACCAGCTCAAGTACCGGTGCGAGGTGAAGTGCGACTACGCCCAGGTGCCCCCCATCCTCGGCCGCCCCGCCCAGCTCAACCAGGTGTTCACCCACCTGCTGCTCAACGCCGTCCAGGCGATTCCCGAGCGCGGCGTCATCCACGTCACCACGCTGCACGAGGGGGACGAGGTGCTCGTGCGCATCTCCGACACCGGCCATGGCATGACGCCGGAGGTGCTCTCCAAGATCTTCAGCCCGTTCTTCACCACCAAGCCGCCCGGCAAGGGCGCGGGGCTGGGCCTGTCCATCAGCGAGGGCATCATCACGAGCCACAAGGGCCGCATCGAGGTCCAGAGCCAGTTCGGCCAGGGCAGCACCTTCACGGTGCGGCTCCCCGTCGCCAAGGACCTCTGAGCAGGCGCCCGCTCCGCCCGCCCGGCCAGCGACCCGGCCACCGGGCTCCGAGGAGCCGGCCGTCACATTTCCTGAAGCGCCGCATCCATCTCCAGCGAGGAGGAGTGCATGCCGGAGCTTCGAGCAACCCGAGCCGGGTGGAAGGTGCTGCTCATGGCCAGCGTCCTGGCGCTTCCCGCGGGGGCGGCGAACGGGCCGGGTGTGGGCCAGCCCCTGCCCGGCTTCACGGGGAAGGATCTCCTGGGCCAGGAGCACTCGAGCCGGGAGTACGCGGGCCAGCCCACGCTGCTCGTCGCCATCACCGACAAGAACGCCGGTGACGAGATGCGGCGGTGGTTCGAGGCCGCCGATCAGCACGCCCCCGGCAGCGTCCAGCGCGAGTCCATCATCTCCCTCCACCTGCCCTTCTTCGTGGGCGTGGGCACGGTGCGCCGCCGCGTGCAGGCCCAGGTGCCCCGGCCCTTCTGGGATGACACCCTGCTCGACCGCGATGGCACCCTGGCCCGGACGCTGGGCCTCGGCTCCAGCAAGGAGCCCTTCGTCATCGCCCTCGACGGTCAGGGCCGGGTGCTCGCCGTCGTGAATGGCAAGGCCGATTCGCCCCAGGCCTCGCGCATCTGGTCATCCCTCAACAGAGACCCGTCCACGAAAGAAAAGTAGAAATGACGCAACCCGAAACGCTTCACTTGCGATAATCTAATGACCGCTTTTCTTGGCTCTTGAGACCGGAGGCTCCGCATGTGGATCGAAACCATCGTCATGCCCCGGGAAGAGCCCGCCGCCCACTATCGCCCCGCGCCCCAGCGGGACCGCGCGGCCGCCCAGGCGTCGGCGTGCGCACTGGGTGAGCAGTTTCGCGACACCGTGCTGAGCTACCTCCAGTCCCATGCGTTGATGGACTCGGTGAGATGGGTCAGCGCTCCGGGGAGCATCCCGTTGGTGACGCTCCACTGCACCTCCACCGTGTTGGAGCAGCTTCAGCGAGAGCCCCGCTTCGAGGCGGGCCGCTCCCTGACGTTCCCGGCGTATTGAGCGGGGACCCCGCTCCGCCGGTGTAGGCGAACACACCACACATCGGGAAAGGGAGCAGGCGGCCGGGCGCGACGGGAGAGGTTCTGTTATTCAGGGGACTCATGACGGATACGCTCCGATACGTCCCCAACCCCACCCTGGATGCCACCTTCGTCTCCCCGGCCTCCCAGCCCGGGAACGCGCCCGCGTCCATCGCCCTGCCCCAGACTCCTCCGGCGGCCGCGGGGCGTCGCAGCACGGTGCTCCCCCGGGTGGAGTGGGCCGGAGACAAGCCCAACGTGGTGCCCTTCGAGCGGGAGCGCTTCGAGGAGCTGCGCCAGCTGGGCCAGGGCGGCATGGGCGAGGTGGTGCTGCTCAAGGACCACGACATCGAGCGGATGGTGGCCCTCAAGCGCCTGCCGGAGGGGAATGATCTGGATCGCCTCCTGCGCTTCGTGGAGGAGATCCGCACCGTCGGGCAGTTGGACCATCCGAACATCGTCCCGGTGCACGACGTCGGTATCGACCACCTCGGCCGCTACTACTTCGTGATGAAGCACCTGCAGGGCGACACGCTCGAGTCCATCATCGACAAGCTGCGCCAGGGGGACCGCGCCACGCACTCGCGCTTCAGCTACCCCGTGCGCGTGCAGCTCTTCATCGGCGTGCTCAACGCGCTGGCGTACGCGCACCGCAAGGGCTTCATCCACCGCGACCTCAAGCCCGCCAACATCATGGTGGGGCCCTACGGCGAGGTCACCGTGATGGACTGGGGCCTGGCCCGGCGCGTGCGCACCCCGAATGCCGCGGACGGAGCCGCGTCCACGGGCAGCGCGCCCTCCAGCCTGCGCGACGCCGCCTCGCTCCAGACGCAGCTGGGCGCCGTGGTGGGCACGCCCTTCTACATGTCTCCCGAGCAGGCCCGGGGGCAGCACGACGCCGTCGACGAGCGCAGCGACACCTACAGCCTCACCGTGCTCTTCCACGAGCTGCTCTTCCTGCGCCACTACCTGGAGGGGCGTGAGTCCCTGGCCGAGGTGCTCGAGGGGGTGCAGAAGGCGCCCTCCCCGGCCTTCATGCCCGACTCGAATCCGCACCAGCCGCCGGTGCCCTCGGAGCTGCGCTGGTTCCTCCACAAGGGCTTCTCCAAGGAGCCGGAGAAGCGCTTCCAGTCCGCCGACGAGATGATGTGGGAGCTGCAGGGCGTCATGGAGGGCCGCATCCACGTGCAGTGCCAGCGGACGCTGATGAAGCGCGGGCTCCACGAGGTCCTCCGCTCGGTGGACAAGCACCCGGTCCTGCTCACCGCCCTGTGCACGACGGCCGCCGCGGTGGTGCTCGCCTCGCTGGCCCACCTGCTGCTGGTGTTCTTTGGCTGACACGGAGCGTCCCGGGAGCGGAGGCGTGTAACTCCAGGAGACTTCAGGTAGATTTCCGTCCCCGGACGCCGTTCGCCGTACTCTCCCAAGGTCCCCCTCCATGGCTTCCCTTCCCCAAGGCCCAGCTCCGGTCTCCCGGGAGTCCTCCGGTGTGACCATCGGTGGTGAGAGCTCCGCCGAGGAGAAGCTGCGGGCCAGCAACGCCCTGCTGCGGGCGATCTCCTCGGCCCAGGCGGACTTCATCCGGGGGGGAGAGCCACGGGACCTCCTCCACCGGCTGCTCGCGGTGGTGCTGGAGCTGACGGGCAGCACGTCCGGCGTCATCGGTGAGGTGCTCGCCGGCACCAGTGCCCCGGCCTCGCTCCGGCTCCTCGCCAGCGTTCCCCGGGAGGATGACGGCACCACCTGGGAGCTCGGCGCCACGCGGGACGCACCGGCCCAGGAGCCGGGCTCGCTGCGCGCGATCGCGGGAGCCGTCTTCACCTCGGGCGCGCCCGTGCAGGGCGGAGGCCCCGGCGCGCGGCACACCTTCCTCGGGCTGCCGCTGGAGTCCGGGGGGGAGCGGGTGGGACTGGTGGGGCTCGCCCAACGCCCGGGCGGCTACGACGCCGGGCTCATCGACTTCCTCCAGCCCTTCCTCACCGCCTGCGGGGACCTGCTCGCGGGCGGACGCAACGAGCAGCGGCGGCGGCGGGCCGAGCAGGAGCTGCGCCAGACGCAGGAGGCCAGCGCCGAGCGCGTGCGGCTGCTGGCCGAGCGCCTGCGGCTGATGATGGACAGCGTGCAGGACGGCCTGTGGGACCTGGACATGACCACGGGCCGGCTGTTCGCGAACCGGGCGTGGATGGGCATGCTGGGCTACGCCGAGGGCGAGCTCGAGCACACCCAGGGCACGTGGATGAGCCTGTGCCATCCCGAGGACGCGGAAGAGACCGAGCGGCTCGTCCAGGAGCACCTCAAGGGCGCCATTGCCCTCGTCGAGCGCGAGCAGCGCATGCGGCGCAAGGATGGCGGGTGGAGCTGGGTGCTGACCCGGGCGCGGGTGGTGGCGCGTGACGAGCAGGGCCGCCCGCTGCGCATGGTGGGCACCAACGTGGACATCACCACGCAGAAGCGCACCGAGGAGCGCCTGCGCGCGCTGATCCGCACCCTCCCGGACATCGTCCTGCGCCAGAGCGCGGACGGCACCTACCTGGACTACCACGCCCCCAAGCCCGAGGACCTGGCCGTCCCTCCCGAGAAGCTCATCGGCAGCAACATGCGCGAGGCCCCGTTCCCCGCGTCCCTGCTCGACAAGATGTTCATGCACCTGGGGCGCGCCATCCGCGAAGGCACCCTGGAGGTGTTCGACTACGCGTTGGAGATGCCGGAAGGGCGCGAGTACTACGAGGCCCGTATCCGCCGCAGCGGCTCCGACGAGGCCGTGTCCATCATCCGCAACATCACCGAGCGCAAGCTGTTCGAGTCGCGCCTGCTCCAGCAGGAAGAGGAGCTGCGGCGCCACCGCGACAGCCTCGAGGAGCTGGTGCGCAACCGCAGCGAGAAGCTGCTCAAGGCCACCATCGAGCTGGAGGAGCAGCAGGCCCAGCTCATCCAGGCCGAGAAGATGGCCTCGCTGGGGCAGATGGCCGCGGGCGTCGCGCATGAGATCAACAACCCGGTCAGCTACGTGATGAGCAACCTGGGGACGCTCGACCAGTACGTCTCCTCGCTCTCGCCGCTGCTGCAGCTGCAGCGTGAGCTGCTGTCCAACCCGGGCGGCTCCCTCACGGAGCAGCTCGAGCGGATGGCCGAGCTGTGGAAGCAGGAGGAGGTGGACTACCTGCTCAGCGACATGCCGGAGCTCATCGAGGAGTCGCTGGCGGGCACCCGGCGCATCAAGGAGATCGCCGCGAGCCTGCGCTCGTTCGCGCGAGAGGACACGGGCGAGCCCCAGCTGGTGGACGTGAACACCGAGCTGGCCTCCACGCTGAAGATCGTC
The sequence above is drawn from the Archangium gephyra genome and encodes:
- a CDS encoding HNH endonuclease; translated protein: MMRSPWTWTLALFLLAACATDGQHTRLHHQSSQSERSRVRVHLETGGERSQILFAPPLRVPVELTRAELETAMARLAVDLDVPPYPTRQLVLIPRDTSEDTEAELTRGYLRWCERRGSMGDCLCLLAKSPYLGPEARHTLALRIAMGAVWEGAATAVEGMVSPEALEAAVMSTLAGVLVALVLPEPTMKAVAVALACYMVGYLGLDTVWGLLTGWKQLTQEAERARTFVELRDAAERFGRLMGEKSARVLVLLATAAIGSTANLMMKGPGLPGFTQAAMSARTQAGINLSALNQVRAVAVALPEGSLTLTLAPGALAMTSQGSSGGGQATPPPPSSRYLLRDIEPWRKPRFTSDGKLIPYKDTRNPPNLIVNLGKNRAGQTVTRGKHTLEFDADGFPRFDTRFETLLDDIHIGSGRPAQHFRAANTRLAQAIKADPALARQLGLGPADVELLLVSDAPPQGYLWHHHQDVGRMQLIERAFHKLSLPHTGGMAIWGGGY
- a CDS encoding SMI1/KNR4 family protein, whose product is MPIQWRKYLWDEPRLATPQEFEQLEHQWGVTLPEDYKRVAAAHQGMTPEPGVFDVGRGTNVISVLLTVSGDAGQDDYSAKGAFEVLKPHVPEGIYPFAETPGGEFVCFDYRESQRRPRIVLVTVEMDIHPIANSFSDFLTALQQPPLPSP
- the thiD gene encoding bifunctional hydroxymethylpyrimidine kinase/phosphomethylpyrimidine kinase — protein: MEHPRKVATALTIAGSDSGGGAGIQADLRTFSFHRVHGTSALTALTAQNTLGVTRVDVMPPESVAAQIDAVASDIGIDAAKTGMLVNSAIIATVAERLRTLRITRLVVDPVMASRAGSRLIDDEAVAALRELLIPLATLVTPNRHEAQLLAGLELHTLDDMREAARRIHRLGPQAVLVKGGAMPGSLCGTDVWFDGEHLETLHLASVETRNTHGTGCTLSAAIAANLALGLGLLEATRQAKQYVTRALQHPLALGRGNGPIGHFFPLLDS
- a CDS encoding MATE family efflux transporter encodes the protein MSTQEGPAPSLWASLKEAVRGTEQDFTEAPVGRAILLLAVPMVLEMLMESVFAIVDVFFVSRLGAEAIATVGLTESILALLYALAMGLSIGATAMIARRTGEKDPDAAARVAVQTIGLGVLVSLPIAVAGVVFAQPLLSLLGGSSWVVEHGYRYTQILLGGNVIILLLFLINAIFRGVGDAAVSMRVLGLANALNILLCPCLVLGLGPFPELGVVGAATATTLGRGAGVCYQFYRLFRGTSRVAIRRQHLRFEPATMLAMLRLSGSATFQTLLGTASWTLLVRIVASAGSAAVAGYTIGMRIILFALLPSWGMSNAAATLVGQNLGARRPERAEQAVWRAGFYNMVFLGSVGLGFILFAEPLIATFTQEPPVAAVAVRCLRVVSTGFLFYAYGMVLTQALNGAGDTRTPTILNLVCFWGIELPLAWLLNGPLGLGPTGAFAAIAVAFSVFALLSAWVFRLGRWKLHRV
- a CDS encoding ATP-binding protein, yielding MSKAAPGRRPDSAQGRSRSRALVAERALHASNTLLQALTEAQLEFIGGSDAHLLFDKLLTVLLELTESEYGFIGEVLRDAQGTPSLRSHALTHELRDLQTLFGRVLTTGEPLVANEPNPHAGGLPAGHPPLNALLGLPLKSGDELVGLVGIANRPGGYGPELIEFLQPFVATCCSIILGRRGREQQKHTEELLRQREEELQRHRDHLEELVQSRTESLLHTTVALEERQAQLLHSERMASLGQLVAGIAHEINNPLGYITSNLATLTQYLSVFTGLLKLHRELADGLGPELQGPRAELLERIRSLEQQEDLDYILGDVNELLSDSREGAHRVADIVQSLKAFVREDSKQPELVDVNKELATTLKVVWNQLKYRCEVKCDYAQVPPILGRPAQLNQVFTHLLLNAVQAIPERGVIHVTTLHEGDEVLVRISDTGHGMTPEVLSKIFSPFFTTKPPGKGAGLGLSISEGIITSHKGRIEVQSQFGQGSTFTVRLPVAKDL
- a CDS encoding TlpA family protein disulfide reductase is translated as MPELRATRAGWKVLLMASVLALPAGAANGPGVGQPLPGFTGKDLLGQEHSSREYAGQPTLLVAITDKNAGDEMRRWFEAADQHAPGSVQRESIISLHLPFFVGVGTVRRRVQAQVPRPFWDDTLLDRDGTLARTLGLGSSKEPFVIALDGQGRVLAVVNGKADSPQASRIWSSLNRDPSTKEK
- a CDS encoding serine/threonine-protein kinase, yielding MTDTLRYVPNPTLDATFVSPASQPGNAPASIALPQTPPAAAGRRSTVLPRVEWAGDKPNVVPFERERFEELRQLGQGGMGEVVLLKDHDIERMVALKRLPEGNDLDRLLRFVEEIRTVGQLDHPNIVPVHDVGIDHLGRYYFVMKHLQGDTLESIIDKLRQGDRATHSRFSYPVRVQLFIGVLNALAYAHRKGFIHRDLKPANIMVGPYGEVTVMDWGLARRVRTPNAADGAASTGSAPSSLRDAASLQTQLGAVVGTPFYMSPEQARGQHDAVDERSDTYSLTVLFHELLFLRHYLEGRESLAEVLEGVQKAPSPAFMPDSNPHQPPVPSELRWFLHKGFSKEPEKRFQSADEMMWELQGVMEGRIHVQCQRTLMKRGLHEVLRSVDKHPVLLTALCTTAAAVVLASLAHLLLVFFG
- a CDS encoding ATP-binding protein encodes the protein MTIGGESSAEEKLRASNALLRAISSAQADFIRGGEPRDLLHRLLAVVLELTGSTSGVIGEVLAGTSAPASLRLLASVPREDDGTTWELGATRDAPAQEPGSLRAIAGAVFTSGAPVQGGGPGARHTFLGLPLESGGERVGLVGLAQRPGGYDAGLIDFLQPFLTACGDLLAGGRNEQRRRRAEQELRQTQEASAERVRLLAERLRLMMDSVQDGLWDLDMTTGRLFANRAWMGMLGYAEGELEHTQGTWMSLCHPEDAEETERLVQEHLKGAIALVEREQRMRRKDGGWSWVLTRARVVARDEQGRPLRMVGTNVDITTQKRTEERLRALIRTLPDIVLRQSADGTYLDYHAPKPEDLAVPPEKLIGSNMREAPFPASLLDKMFMHLGRAIREGTLEVFDYALEMPEGREYYEARIRRSGSDEAVSIIRNITERKLFESRLLQQEEELRRHRDSLEELVRNRSEKLLKATIELEEQQAQLIQAEKMASLGQMAAGVAHEINNPVSYVMSNLGTLDQYVSSLSPLLQLQRELLSNPGGSLTEQLERMAELWKQEEVDYLLSDMPELIEESLAGTRRIKEIAASLRSFAREDTGEPQLVDVNTELASTLKIVWNELKYKCEVKRDFGPLPPVSCHPTQISQVFTNLLVNAAHAIETRGEIRIRTRQEGSEVVVEIADTGKGMTQETLSKLFTPFFTTKPRGQGTGLGLSVSYGIIAKHKGRIDVQSQPGQGSTFTIRLPAAQR